TTATGTAGTAAATGCCTGATAACTTTTCACCTGATAAAAAAGTCGtcaaaacatatcaacatgggatctaattTCGAAGGTCTCGCCGCGAAGACAATTTTTCAATCCCACCAATCGTTTAAGCTACAAAACACTTTGAATTTTGAGTTTCAATGGAATCTTTTGCTGACATCATCAATTTTGTCCCTATATACTAGCATGCATACTTAAGATTAGTTAAAGAAAATTAGTATATCAACTTTTCATAAACTCAGGGAGTGAACCGTGGGGCTGGGAAAAGAAAGTATAATCGTGTTTTGAATCGCGGGGTGGAACAGCAGATCTAGAATCCGGTCGGATATGTCGCTATCTAGCAACTAGTCGGATTTTAGCACGGTCTTGAACATAATGGCATGATGGGTAATTAAAGCATAAAATATGTTTAGTATGTTGATCTGATGTAGACCATCAGATGATAAGATTAGATGGACGTGATGAATTGGTTCTCCTCCTTTCATGCTTTTAGAGGAGTGtgtatatataatatatatttaTCGATCGCTCATCGTTCAAGTTGTTTCAACATTGAAACTTAACATATTTTTATATAAATGATTAAAATATATTTAAAATGAATCTTATTTAAAAGCGTTGGTCACGGAGAACAAGAATACAAAAACATAATTTAATTTAAATTTTTGTTAAAAAATATAATAATTTGAAAATCAAAAGCCAAAATAAAAAAGGACACCAGGGACACGAGTGCCCTGACACTTGTGTGTCAGAAATCCTGGCCGCTTGGTAACAGCTGCTCCATCCATATTGTACGCCTACGAGCCCCACACTTTTTTTTCTCGAGGCAAATATGCACATATTATTCAATCGTCATGATTACAGGGACGAAGCTAAGCTCCCAGGGACCCCAGCCAGACATAACGGTCAGTCCCTAGCGCTAGTGCATGTTTTGCAAGACGGTTGGCCTCAACATTCGAAGTCCGAGACTCATGACTAATAGTACAGGAAATAAACAACCCTATAATAAACGACCATATACTAAGTGATATTTCATGTAACACGACACCATAAGCAGGTGCACTCCCATGCTTGATGGCGTCTACCACCACTTTGCAATCTGATGCTATCTTTATTCTTCGTAGGTACAGACCATTTGCCAGCGCAAGAGTCTCCCGGACTACCAATGCTTCCAGCGCCGCTGGGTTCCCAATGTTTGTGTGTACTACAAGACTACAACTGAAGTTCCCTGAAAAGTCCCTTGGTGGTCTCGGCATAGTGCAGCTACTGCACTCTCCGGCCCTCGTCACGAGCCCTACACCTTTTTTTTAGGTGTAACTAGGGATTTATTCAAAGTTCAAAGAGTTTGGAATACAAATAATGTCCGGGATAGTCCCTAGCCACACATGGCGGCCCACGTCAAGAGTCGACGCGGCCTTAGCTAATCTATGAGCCTCACTAATACATTCCCTCGGTTCATGACGAAAGACAACATGCTCAAAATTCCTTCTGCGAATAGCTATCTCATGCAGAATTGGCGCATAAACTGCAACTGTGTCTCGGCTCATATTGGTGATTACTTCGGCACAATCAGAGGCGATTAGAAGTCGCTGAACATGCAAGTCCTGGCTCAAGGCCAAAGCCTCATTGCATGCCGATGCTTCCAAACTGGCTGGATCAGAGAGTCCATCGAACACAACAGCTGATGCTCCAAGGAAGGTTCCATTGCAGTCTCTGCAAATAGCTGCTGCTGCACCTCTGTTTCCACTGCGAGATAAACCTCCATCCACATTTATCTTCACTTCTGTTTCTGCCGGTGGAAGCCACCCCCGACGCACCTGGCGCGGCAGCGCTCCTGCGTTAGCTTTCGGTAAAGAAGCAGCGGTGATCTCCAGGTCCTGCAGGTAGCGATTGATGAAACTCATTGTAGTTAAGGGACTCTGATACTCATTATCATGGATGGCTTTCCTCCTAGCCCACCAGATAGACCACATTGTGATTAGCACACGGGCTAGGTCATGTCGAGGTAGCGTGTCAAACAGCCAAAAGAGCCACTGTCTTGCGTCTTCAGATTGATTTGATATCACATGCTCAAGAATACCTTCATCTCCCGACCAGACACACCGAGCCATCCGGCAGTTGAGAATAGAATGACGCCAAGTATCTTCGGTCACCGAGCATATCGCGCATACTGGAGATGTAGCCATCTTCCTCTCGTGTCTGGTCGATCCCGTCGGCAGAGACGTGTGGGCCAAACGCCACACAAAAACCCGGACCTTTGATGGCACCTCTGTTTTCCACAGTCTTGACCAGTCATTCTTCGTCGCCGTTTGGTTCGAGTTGCTTGTTCGATTTTCCAACCAGTCTTCTCACTGAAATTTAATTCCAGAGATCATTCTGTAAGCAGAACATACTGAGAATAAGCCCCTACGATCATAGTGCCACGCCCAGAAGTCTTCATGCACTCGCGTACTAAGCGGAATATTCAGAATGACATCTATGTCTGGTGCAATGAAGTGATCCTCTAATACTTGCCTATTCCATGTCCTGGTTGACTGATTAATGAGATCAGACACCAACAGGGGCGGGTTAGCTGATCGAGAGCAGATCGGTCTCAGCTTGAAATCCCTCGGTAACCAGTTGTGCTGCCAAATTTGAGTGTCTTCCCCCGTACCTATACGCTTAATCAAGCCCAGGGACAGAACTTCTCTTCCTTCCCCGATTGAGCGCCACACCTGAGATGGGTTTGGTCCAAGTGGCGCATCCAAGAACTCTCCCTCCGGGAAGTACCTTGATTTCAAGACACGGGCACTCAATGAACTCGGATCTTGTAATATCCTCCAAGCTTGTCTAGCTAATAAAGCTAGGTTAAAAAGCTCAATATCGCGGAAACCCATTCCACCCATATATTTTGGTTTTGTCATAGTATTCCAGGAGACCCAGGCTGTCTTCCTTTCACCCCTCTTACTCCCCCACCAAAATTTCCTCAGAAGCCCATTGATATGGTTGCAAAGACCACGAGGCAGCTTGAAACATGACATCGAATATGTTGGTATTGATTGGGCAACTGATTTAATTAAGACCTCCTTTCCTCCTGCAGAGAGGCACTTCTCCATCCACCCTTGCACATGTTTCCAAATCCTATCCTTCAAATATCGAAAGCATCCCTCCTTGGATTTGCCAACATCCGTTGGAAGACCCAAGTATTTCTCCGAAAGAGATTCAGTATGAACTGCTAGGGTCTCCTTGATCTCACCTCTCAAGCTGTCCGGAACTCCCTTACTGAAATAAATAGAGCTCTTGTCAGCATTGATTCTTTGGCCGGAGGCATTGCAATAAACATGCAGCAAGTCGCGGACTCTCCTTGCTTCGTCATTTGATGCCTCAAAAAACAGTAAACTTTCATCTGCGAACAGAACATGATTGACCTCCAGGGCCGTCGGTGCCACCTTGATACCGCGGATGCCATTTTTCAGTAAACAAGATAGACCCTCTGCTGTAATGACGAACAGATAGGGGGATATTGGATCCCCTTGCCTAACTCCACAAGAAGGCCTGAAATCATCCAACACACCTCCATTAAAAAGCACCGAAAAAGACACCGACGACACGCACCTCATAATAGTATCGATGAACCTCGGGCTAATACCCAACTTCGTCATGACCGCCTTCAAGTATGGCCATTCCAGTCGATCATATGCTTTCATCATATCCAGTTTTAGCACACAATACTGGTTACTCTTTACTCTTCTCGTTTTCATATAGTGTAAACTCTCATAGGCAGTTATAAAATTATCCGTGATGAGACGTCCAGGAACGAACGCTGACTGCTCTTCTGAAATCACCTCTGGAAGAATCATTTTCAGCCTATTGGCTAAGACCTTTGATGCAATCTTGTAGATTACATTACAAAGGCTTATTGGCCGAAATTGTCCTAAGATTTTTGGACTAGCAACTTTCGGAATCATAACAATGAACGTACGATTGATATCCTCCGGTGAGTCAACTCCATCGAGCACTCTTAGACCATACCCGTAATCTCTTCACCACATAAATCCCAATGCCTCTGAAAGAAGTGCGCCGGGAATCCATCAGGTCCCGGAGCTTTTGTAGGAAACATTTGGAATAGCGCTTCTTTGACCTCCTCTTTGCTATACGACTTATTCAGGCGTGTATTCATCTCAGCATCTACCCTTGATGGTATATGGGAGAGCACTTCCTCCATACCAATTGTACCTTCCGAAGTATAGAGATTAGAGTAAAACTCAGTAGCCATGCGTGCCAGCTCCTCCCGATCAGTGCTGATTGTACCGTCGTTTCTTTGTAGCTGAGTTATCTTGTTTTTTGCCCTGCGGGCACTTGCTTTTTTCTGAGAAAATTCAGTATTCTTATCCCCTTCAGCGAGCCATTTTATTCGTGATCTCTGCCTCATCATGATCTCCTCCGCCAGAGAAACTTCGATCATACGATCTTGGACTCGCTTCTCCTCCTCACTTGGGCCTACCCGACCCGGGACTGCCCGTAGGGTAGCTAGCTGATGTCGCAACGAACGAAGCTCCTGCCGGACTGATCCAAACGACCTCCGTCCCCACTGAGCTAGCGCTACAGAAACTGAACTGAGCTTGGCAGCTAGGTCCGAAACTAAAAGAGAAGGTTGATTACGGTTCCAGACTTCCTCCACTACTTGATGAAAATCTTCCTTTGTTTCCCACATACACTCATATCGAAAGGGTTTTTTTAGAGCGTGCCTCATACTTGTTGTCTCCAGCTCTGTATTAAGCAGAATGGGACAGTGATCTGACTTGGCTGCTGTTAGGTGCTCAAGAGATGCAAAAGGGAACAGCGCCGACCAACTAGGACTAGCCAGCGCACGATCCAGTCGCACCCTACAGAACTCGCCTCCCCTGACTCTCTTTTCTCACGTCCAATCAAGGCCTTTGTAGCCAAAATCAGCAAGCTCACACACATCCACAGCCTCTCTGAAGCCTGCGATCTGACCACTGTCTCGAGTGCTAGTACCCATGTGCTCCTCCGGGCGCAGCACCTCGTTAAAGTCTCCAATGCACACCTAAGGAAGTGTACTTTCCCCTCGTAATCTCTTCATCGTCTCCCATGTGTTATGCCTCGGACTTCTGTTGGCTTCACCATAAAAGCATGATAAACGCCAATCATCAGCACCTGGTTGTGAAATCCATGAGTCTATGTGGTACTGCGAAAAGTTCTTTATTGCGAGATTAACATGATCTTTTCAAAAAATACATAAACCACCACTACGACCGTTACTTGGAACTGCAAAACATCCTGAAAAACCTAAAGAAACAGCCAATCCCTCCACTCGGGCCTTCGCAAGTTGAGTTTCAACAATGCAAAGGATCGACGGCGCACACGCCTCCACGAGATCGCGGAGCTCCCTAACTGTCGCGGGGTCGCCGTACACCTGTACACCTAGAGGCAGCCGTGGGAGAGAGCATTGTTTAGCCCAAAAATGCTAAACTCACGGGCCCATTACGGGCTGATTACTGGCCTTTCCTATAATACTTTTCATCCCCCTTACTTTCAGGTGGGTGAGGCAAAGCTGTTGTTCAGCCTGAGCTAGGCTTCACACAGTGCTTCAGCTCCCCGATGAAGTGGACGAGCCGTTCGAAATCAGAGGACGACGACCCCGTCTCCGCGACATCGAGCCTCAACTGTTGCGCCATGGCTTGGGCCACCCCCCAGATCTCGTCGGACACCATGACCTCCCTCACTGTCCTCTCCACGGCACCTCTGTCGCAGATGTCCTTCATGTCCAGCCCCGTCTTCCACACGGCATCCACGAAGCGGCTGTTGGTCTGctggtcgacgaagaagggccagcACACCATCGGCACGCCCTCGACGGCGCACTCCAGCGTCGAGTTCCATCCTGCGTGTGTCAGGAAGCAGCCCACCGCCCGGTGCCGCAACACGTCGCGCTGAGGAGCCCACTCGACGACGCGCCCTCTGCCGCCCTCGGCTGCCCCGACGGCCTCTCGGAGGAGCGCGGAGCTGGCCATTTGGACCATGTCCGGCCGGAGCACCCAGAGGAAGGCGTACCCGGTGGCTGCCAGGCCGGCGAGGAATTCAGTGAACTGCTCATGCGTGATCACGGCGAGGCTCCCCAGGCTCACGTACACGACGGACCGGTCGTCGTGGCCGTCCAGCCATGCCATGCACTCGTCGTCCTCCCGCCACAGGCTCGCGCTTGCGGCGAACCTCGACCTCGCGTGAAGCGGGCCTACGGCGAAGACGTCGGTTGTGCACGACGCGATGTGGGCGAGCGCTGACCGCTCCATGGACGCGGCGGTGTTGACTATGAGTGCACGTGCCTTGCTGGTACGAGCGGTGACCTCGGCGATCTTGAGCACCAAGGGGTCTTCGCCGCCTCTTTCAGCGCAGCAGAGTCCACGTGGGAGATCTCGTCGCCGGAGGAAGCCCTCCATCCCCGGAACGCCACGCACCAGGTCGTCTGCAGGGAAGGCGGTCTCGCCGAGCTCGACGAGCTTGGGCATAGATAGGATCGCCAGGTAACTGCACGCGCTGTGCGTGACGAAGGCGAGCGATGGGATGCCGAGCTCCTCGGCGATGTCGAAGGCGAACGGAATGGTGCTGTCGGCGACAACGCATGTCACCGGCGCATCGGCAGCAGAGAGCAGGGCCCGGTACGCCGCGCTGCCGGTCGTGGACATGGACTCCAGGAGCTCCAAGAAGCCGGGAGGGTGACCGTCGGGTTGGCCGTCGGGGATGGACAGCAAGCGGAGGCCCGGCGGAGGCGCCTGAGCAAGACGACGGAGGTTGCGCTCGGTGTGGAGGAAGGTAACTTGGACGCCGGCGTCGACGAGGGCGGTGGCGAAATGGAGCATGGGGTTGATGTGTCCCTGCCGTGGCCAAGGGAACACGAGAACGTGCACCGCGGCATCATCCATCACCGCGGCAAATCGGCAGGCCGTCCAACTCTTAGATTTAGTGGAAGCTCGGGCCGGCGTTTGCTACAAGCGTGATGGAGTAATAAACCATTTGCTAGAAGAGCCCTCTGCACATGTGCATCAATCTACAGTAGCATCTCTGCACATGTCGTTGTGGAAGAGAACTTGAGTTGGTATAACCCGTTACTCATGCCAAAGAGCGAAGCTACGTTGCTCCTTCCACTTTTTAATATCTGCTCACTCATCAATCAGGTTGGCTACGTCATTGATGACAATTTAGCGTGAATTCGACATGTGCTGACTGCTGAAGAGGGGCGGTACTGAAGGACCCGGTTGTCATTTTTTCTTTGAAGATCATAAATGCATACTTTGAACATATACCTTCGGTATTTCATCAAAGAACTAGTTTCTCAAAAACATATTTCACTCATTGGTGTTGTTATAAGTTGTTTCGCACGCTGAAAATTGAATGACTAACATAGATATAGGTGGGTTGAAATGTTAAAACCTAATATCATTTTTCAGTTTTGATTAACTCATTTCACGCATTCGTGTTTTTCTAAGAAGTCCCCACATAGATTTCACTCATCCACATATTTCACAAAAGTTTCAACATATGGAAtatgaaatactccctccgttccaaaatagatgactcaactttgtacttacaaagttgagtcatctattttggaacggagggagtaggtttGTTGCACATATTTCCTTTAAAATAGGTTTCTTTTGAATATTTGTTCACTCATCTTCACAAATATAACTTTTCAGTTTCAGTAACTTATTTAATTGAAAACACATTTTACTCATCCTTTTATACTAAGTACGTAGTCCCCACACATATTTCACATGTTCAAATATTTTACAAAAATTTAACATATGAAATGTGTGAAATAGGTTTGTTTCAAATATTTCTAGTGAAATAGGTTTGTCTCACATATTTATTTTGAAATAGGTTTCTTTAGAATATTTGTCCACTCATCACCACAAATATAATTTTTTAGTTTCAATTAACTTATTTCACTCAAAAACATATTTTACTCATTCTTTTGTTCTAAGCAGTCCCCACACATATTTCACTCGTCCAAATATTTTAAAATTCCAGCATTTGAAATTTGTGAAATAGGTTTGTTTCACATATTTCTAGTGAAATAGATTTGTTTCAGATATTTCTTTTGAAAATTTGGCCACTCATCGTCACAAATATTATTATTTTTGGTTTCAGTTAACTTATTTCACTCAAAAACATATTTCACTCGTTCGTTTTTGTTCTTAGCAGTCCCTACACGTATTTCACTCGTCCacatattttttttaaaaaaatcaacaTATGGGATGTGAAATAGTTTTGTTTCCCATATTTCTTTTGAAATAGGTTTGTTTAACATATTTCTTTTGAAATAGTTTTTATTCGGAACACTTATTTCACTCTTGGTCAAAATTAAAACGTGTTTGAATAAGTGGATTGAAATAGATTGAGTGAAAATGACTGGATTGAAACCTTGAAATTAAAACATGCTTGAAATTTAACCTAGATTAATCTTGTTCTAAAGGTATTGACGCCAGAAGCACAAATATGTTGAAATGTTAAAATCCAATATCATATTTTAGTTTTGATTAACTCATTTCACACATTCCTATTGTTCTAAGAAGTCCCCACACAGATTTCACTCATCCACATATTTCACAAAAGTTTCAACATATGGAATGTGAAATATGTTTGTTTCACATATTTCTTTTGAAATAGGTATGGTTCACATATTTATTTTCAAATAGGTTTCTTTTGAATATGTTCACTCATCTTCACAAATACAATTTTTCAGTTTCACTAACTTATTTCACTCAAAAACACATTTTACTCATTCCTTTTGTTCTAAGTACGTAGTCCCCACACATATTTCACTCGTTCAAATATTTTACAAAAATTCCAACATATGAAATGTATGAAATAGGTTTGTTTCAAATTTTTCTAGTGAAATAGGTTTGCCTCACATATTTCTTTTGAATATTTGTGCACTCATCGTCACAAATATAATTTTTTAGTTTAAGTTAACTTATTTCATTCAAAAACATattttactgatttgttttgtcTAAGCGGTCCCCACACATATTTCACTCTTCCAAATATTTTAAAAGTTCAACatttgaaatttttgaaataGGTTTGTTTCACATACTTTCTAGTGAAATAGGTTTGTTCAGATATTTCTTTTGAAATAGGTTTGTTTTGAATATTTGTGCACTCATCGTCGCAAATATAATTTTTTTGGTTCCAGTTAACTTATTTCACTCATTCGTTTTTGTTCTAAGCAGTCCACACACGAATTTCACTCGTCcacatatttaaaaaaaatcaacatATTAAATGTGAAATAGGTTTGTTTCCCATATTTCTTTTAAAATAGATTTGTTTAACATATTTCTTTTGAAATGGTTTTCATTTCAGAAAACTTATTTCACTCTTGTTCAAAATTAAAACATGTTTGGGTAAGTAGATTGAAACAGATTGAGTGAAATAACTGGATTGAAACCTTGAAATTAAAACATGTTTGAAATTTATCCTAGATTGATCTTTTTCAAAAGGTATTGACGACAGAAGCTCAAATATATAAATTGTTTCAGAAACAAAATTATGGTTCAAAAGATACGAATGATTAAAATTGTGAAAGAGAAAATAAAAGTAAGGGTTTGTTTCTTCCATGACTTCCTGTAGGTGTGAGATGGGGAGGAGACAGTGCATGCGCATGTACTTGATAATGACTTGACCAGTGGGTCTTGCTATGATTTGACTTAATGCAGTATACGGGCTGGGAATACAGATATATACCATATGCATGTGTATACGGAGGGAGCAACTAGTtgacgagcgctccttcgggagcctacAACGCCACTTGGCACGCTCTCAGCCGCCCGTCACGTGTCGCGCCCTccggattttgttttttttttttttaattttttcgcATGCGTTTTAggctttttaattttttttgttttttttcgacGTTTCGGTTTTCCACCGGTCTACCTTAGCTTTTGGATCGAAAAAAAATTGCGTAAAAAATgcgttttcttttttcttttttcttccaCGAGtaacggttttgcttccgcgagaggcacggttttgctttcgcgagaatCTCAGCCGTGCCTTttggaaacgaaaaaaaacgtgtgttctgttttattttccttccgcgagaggtacagttttgcttccacgagaagcacggttgtgctttcgcgagagtcacggccgtgcctctcggaaacgaaaaaatgcattttctatttttttccttccgcgagaggcacgattttgctttcgcgagagacGTGGTTGTGCTTCCGCGAGGAAACGAGAAAAGAAacatattttctattttttttcttttgcgagaggcacgattttgcttccgcagaggcatggttgtgctttcacgagaggcacggccgtgcctcctcggaaacggggaaaaacgtgttttctcttttttttccttccgtgagaggcacggctttgcttccgtgagaggcacggttgtgatttcgcgagaggcatggttgtgatttcgcgagaggaaCAGGCGTgtctctttcggaaagggaaaaaaaccgtgctcccggtttggttttttcgtccgttttttttgaagaaaaagttcatcaaaacctatcaacatgaaatctagttttgaagatctcggcGCGAGGAATCCAACGATGAAAACGGTTATAGATTTGAACGCAcagtttaagagataaaacgttttgaataaacggatctacgaaaaaaaggaaaaactctCAGGTTGCGAAAAAAATGGCGTACATACAGCACGCCACTTGTCACCACCTGAAAATATAAAAATGACCTTTGCAATGAATACTCCTTAATTAGTGGTTTCGGCATACGCACTTATATCCGTACATGCGGTGCCATATGGCGGAGGGCTGTTTTTGCTCTTGGGCTAGGAGCCCATCCACCAAGTCGTCATAGCCAACTCATACTAATCTTTGGATCAACTTAATACTTTAAATTATTATATTCCTTTACAACGCAAATGAGAAATTATCTACTCTCTTCGTtcaatataagaacgtttttgacactacgcTAATGACAACAACActtttatattatgggatggagccAATAGTTTTTAAGAAAAACATGACCGCTCTGCATATACTGATGGTGGCACTAAAAAATACGTTTATTTTAGTCCAAAAGTGTCTAGCAAATTGTTACCAGCCTGTACTAGTTCTTCATTCTTTCTAGGCTTCATCAGAGATCCTGGAGCTGATGTTGAGCTCCCTGATGAAGCGGACGAGCCGCTCGAACTCGAACGATGACGACCCCACCTCCGCGACATCCAGCCTCAACTGTTGTGCCATGGCTTGGGCCGCCTCCTTAATCTCGTCGGACACCATGACCTCCCTCACCGTCCTCTCCACGACGCGTCTGTCGCAGACGTCCTTCATGTCTAGCCCCGTCCTCCACACGGCGCCAACGAAGCGGCTGTTGGTCTGCTGGTCGGCGAAGAAGGGCCAGCACACCATCGGCACACCCTCGACGGCGCATTCCAGCGTCGAGTTCCATCCAGCGTGTGTCAGGAAGCAGCCCACCGCCCGGTGGCGCAATACGTCCCGCTGAGGAGCCCACTCGACGACACGTCCGTTGCGGCCTCCCACTGCCGCGACGGTTTCTCGGAGGAGCGCGGAGCTGGTCATCTGGACCATGCCCGGCCGGAGCACCCAGAGGAAGGCGTACCCGGTGGCTGCCAGGCCAGAGAGGAACTCGGTGAACTGCTCCTGGGTGATCACGGCGAGGCTCCCCAGGCTCACGTACACGACGGACCGGTCGTCGTGGCTGTCCAGCCAGGCCATGCACCCGTCGTCCTCCCGCCACAGGCTCGCACTTGCGGCTATCCTCGACATGGCGTGCAGTGGGCCGACGGCGAAGACCTCGCATGCGCACGACGCGATGTGAGCGAGCGCTGGCCCCTCCATGGACGCAGCGGTGTTGATTATGAGCGCACGCGCCTTGCAGCTACGAGCGGTGACCTCAGCAAGCTTTAGCACCAAGGGGTCTTCGCCGCCTTTTTCAGCGCAGGAGAGACCACGAGGAAGGTCACGTCGACGGAAGAAGCCCTCCATCCCCGGGACGCCACGCACCGGGTCGTCCGCAGGGAAGGCGGTCTCGCCGAGCTCGAGGAGCTTGGGCATGGACAGGAGCGCCAGGTAGCTGCACGCGCTGTGCGGGGCGAAGGCGAGCGCTGGGATGCCGAGCTCCTCGGCGATGTCGAAGGCGAACGGCATGGTGCCATCGGCGACAACGCATGTCACCGGCGCATCAACGGCGGAGAGAAGCGAGAGGAGCAGGGCACGGTACGCGGCGCTGCCGGTCGTGCACATGGACTCCATGAGATCCAAGAAGCTGCAGGGTTGGTCGTCGGGGAGGCCGTCGGGGATAGAAAGCAAGCGGAGGCCCGGCAGAGGCGCCTGGGCGAGACGGCGGAGGTTGCGCTCGGTGTGGAGGAAGCTGACTTGGACGCCGGCGTTGACGAGGGTGGTGGCGAAATGGAGAATGGGGTTGATGTGCCCCTGCCGTGGCCAA
This sequence is a window from Aegilops tauschii subsp. strangulata cultivar AL8/78 chromosome 7, Aet v6.0, whole genome shotgun sequence. Protein-coding genes within it:
- the LOC109765156 gene encoding myricetin 3-O-rhamnoside 1,2-glucosyltransferase UGT709G2, whose product is MDDAAVHVLVFPWPRQGHINPMLHFATALVDAGVQVTFLHTERNLRRLAQAPPPGLRLLSIPDGQPDGHPPGFLELLESMSTTGSAAYRALLSAADAPVTCVVADSTIPFAFDIAEELGIPSLAFVTHSACSYLAILSMPKLVELGETAFPADDLVRGVPGMEGFLRRRDLPRGLCCAERGGEDPLVLKIAEVTARTSKARALIVNTAASMERSALAHIASCTTDVFAVGPLHARSRFAASASLWREDDECMAWLDGHDDRSVVYVSLGSLAVITHEQFTEFLAGLAATGYAFLWVLRPDMVQMASSALLREAVGAAEGGRGRVVEWAPQRDVLRHRAVGCFLTHAGWNSTLECAVEGVPMVCWPFFVDQQTNSRFVDAVWKTGLDMKDICDRGAVERTVREVMVSDEIWGVAQAMAQQLRLDVAETGSSSSDFERLVHFIGELKHCVKPSSG
- the LOC109765155 gene encoding myricetin 3-O-rhamnoside 1,2-glucosyltransferase UGT709G2-like, encoding MMDTAAHVLVFPWPRQGHINPILHFATTLVNAGVQVSFLHTERNLRRLAQAPLPGLRLLSIPDGLPDDQPCSFLDLMESMCTTGSAAYRALLLSLLSAVDAPVTCVVADGTMPFAFDIAEELGIPALAFAPHSACSYLALLSMPKLLELGETAFPADDPVRGVPGMEGFFRRRDLPRGLSCAEKGGEDPLVLKLAEVTARSCKARALIINTAASMEGPALAHIASCACEVFAVGPLHAMSRIAASASLWREDDGCMAWLDSHDDRSVVYVSLGSLAVITQEQFTEFLSGLAATGYAFLWVLRPGMVQMTSSALLRETVAAVGGRNGRVVEWAPQRDVLRHRAVGCFLTHAGWNSTLECAVEGVPMVCWPFFADQQTNSRFVGAVWRTGLDMKDVCDRRVVERTVREVMVSDEIKEAAQAMAQQLRLDVAEVGSSSFEFERLVRFIRELNISSRISDEA